The Cucumis melo cultivar AY chromosome 6, USDA_Cmelo_AY_1.0, whole genome shotgun sequence genome includes a region encoding these proteins:
- the LOC103483202 gene encoding hydroquinone glucosyltransferase-like has product MEEPKQREEQQEVESPTPHVVMMPSPGMGHLIPLVEFAKRLVLLHRFTVTFVIPSGGPPSKAQISVLSSLPSAIDHVFLPPPSLNDLPPQTKAETIIVLSVTRSLPSLRDQFKSMVTQRNLVAFVVDQFGTIAFDLVREFNVPPYVYLPCSATTLSLILHMSDLDKSVVGDYTDLTEPIRLPACSPIPAKALPDPFLDRKDDSYKYFLESMSRFGLAEGIFVNSFPELEPNPINALKSEESYPPIHPVGPIVKIDSSGSEEGIECLNWLDEQPHGSVLFVSFGSGGTLSSIQNNELAMGLEMSGQKFIWVVRSPHDKEANASFFSVHSENDPLQFLPEGFVERNRGRGLVLPSWAPQAQILSHGSTGGFLSHCGWNSTLESLVNGVPLIAWPLYAEQKLNSVILTEEIKVALKLKMNEESGIIEKEEIAKVVKSLFESEEGQKVREKMEELRAAGERAVGEGGSSSRTLLEVVQKWRNKVSR; this is encoded by the coding sequence ATGGAGGAACCAAAACAGAGAGAAGAACAACAAGAAGTTGAATCCCCAACGCCCCACGTTGTAATGATGCCAAGTCCCGGTATGGGTCATCTAATCCCACTCGTCGAATTCGCCAAACGCCTCGTCCTCCTCCACCGTTTCACCGTCACTTTCGTCATCCCTTCTGGCGGCCCTCCTTCCAAAGCCCAAATCTCTGTTCTCAGTTCCCTTCCCTCCGCCATCGACCACGTTTTCCTCCCGCCGCCCTCATTAAATGACCTTCCACCCCAAACCAAAGCCGAAACCATCATCGTCCTCTCCGTTACTCGCTCTCTTCCCTCTCTTCGTGATCAATTCAAATCCATGGTTACTCAACGCAACCTCGTCGCCTTCGTTGTCGACCAATTCGGCACCATCGCCTTCGATCTCGTCAGAGAATTCAACGTCCCGCCGTACGTTTACTTACCCTGTTCCGCTACCACTCTCTCGCTCATCCTCCACATGTCCGATCTAGACAAATCCGTTGTCGGCGACTATACAGACCTCACTGAGCCGATCAGACTTCCAGCATGCAGCCCAATTCCGGCGAAGGCATTGCCGGATCCGTTTCTTGACAGGAAAGATGATTCTTATAAGTATTTTCTCGAAAGCATGAGCAGGTTTGGGTTAGCAGAGGGGATTTTTGTCAACAGCTTCCCGGAATTGGAACCCAACCCCATTAATGCTCTGAAATCAGAAGAATCTTATCCCCCAATTCACCCAGTTGGTCCAATCGTGAAAATCGATTCGAGTGGGAGCGAAGAAGGGATTGAATGCTTGAATTGGCTTGATGAACAACCACACGGGTCTGTCCTGTTCGTGTCATTTGGAAGTGGGGGTACTCTGTCGAGTATTCAAAACAACGAATTAGCGATGGGATTGGAAATGAGTGGCCAAAAATTCATATGGGTTGTTAGAAGTCCACATGATAAAGAAGCAAACGCATCGTTTTTCAGCGTCCATAGCGAGAATGATCCGTTACAGTTCTTGCCGGAGGGGTTCGTCGAGAGAAAcaggggaaggggattagtacTGCCGTCATGGGCTCCACAAGCTCAGATACTCAGCCATGGTTCCACCGGGGGGTTTCTGAGCCACTGCGGTTGGAATTCGACATTGGAGAGTTTGGTTAACGGAGTTCCTCTGATTGCTTGGCCGCTTTATGCAGAGCAGAAATTGAACTCCGTTATATTAACAGAGGAGATTAAGGTGGCATTGAAGCTGAAGATGAACGAGGAAAGTGGGATTATTGAGAAGGAAGAGATTGCGAAAGTGGTGAAGTCTCTGTTTGAAAGTGAAGAAGGGCAGAAAGTGAGGGAGAAGATGGAGGAATTGAGAGCTGCAGGGGAAAGGGCTGTTGGAGAAGGAGGATCTTCTTCAAGAACTCTCTTGGAAGTTGTTCAAAAATGGAGGAACAAAGTTTCAAGATAG
- the LOC103483206 gene encoding hydroquinone glucosyltransferase-like — protein MEAHPPIPHLAILPSPGMGHLIPLIEFAKRLLSHHRLTFTFIIASDGPPSQPQQALLNSLPSGIDHLFLPPLSFDDLPPDSKIETIITLTISRSLPSLRNVLKSMVPQSNLVGLVVDLFGTDAFDVAREFNISSYIFFPSTAMLLSFALFLPKLDESVVGEFRDHPEPIKIPGCIAIEGKDLLDPVQDRKNEAYKWTLHNAKRYALADGIFLNSFPELEPGAIKYLREEEPGKPLVYPIGPLVKIDADEKEERAECLKWLDEQPHGSVLFVSFGSGGTLKSAQIDELALGLEMSGQRFIWVVRSPSDKAADATYFSVHSQSDPLGFLPEGFLERTKNRGMVVPSWAPQAQILSHGSTGGFLTHCGWNSTLESVVNGIPLIAWPLYAEQRMNAVMLTEEINVALKPKRNEKTGIVEKEEISKVVKSLLEGEEGKKLRRKMKELKEASEKAVGEDGSSTKIVTNLVNNWKAKIST, from the coding sequence ATGGAAGCTCACCCCCCGATCCCTCATTTGGCCATTTTACCAAGCCCTGGAATGGGCCATTTGATCCCACTTATCGAATTCGCCAAACGCCTCCTCTCCCACCATCGTTTAACCTTCACTTTCATCATCGCTTCCGATGGTCCTCCGTCTCAGCCTCAACAAGCCCTCCTCAATTCCCTTCCTTCCGGTATCGATCATctcttccttcctccactcagCTTCGACGATCTCCCACCAGATTCCAAAATTGAAACTATCATCACTCTAACCATTTCTCGCTCTCTCCCATCCCTAAGAAACGTACTCAAATCCATGGTTCCTCAATCCAACCTCGTCGGCTTGGTTGTCGATCTTTTCGGCACCGATGCCTTCGATGTAGCCAGAGAGTTCAACATTTCCTCTTACATATTCTTCCCCTCCACTGCCATGTTACTCTCCTTTGCTCTGTTTTTACCCAAACTCGATGAATCTGTCGTCGGGGAGTTCCGCGACCATCCTGAACCAATCAAAATCCCGGGATGTATTGCAATTGAAGGCAAGGATCTATTGGACCCAGTTCAAGATAGGAAGAACGAAGCCTATAAATGGACGCTCCACAATGCAAAGAGGTATGCTTTAGCAGATGGGATTTTTCTTAACAGCTTCCCTGAATTAGAGCCTGGAGCTATAAAGTATCTGCGAGAAGAAGAACCAGGGAAGCCCCTCGTTTACCCAATTGGACCGTTGGTGAAAATCGACGCAGATGAGAAGGAAGAAAGGGCAGAGTGTTTGAAATGGCTAGACGAACAGCCACATGGGTCTGTTTTGTTCGTATCATTTGGAAGTGGGGGTACTCTGAAGAGTGCTCAAATCGACGAATTGGCGTTAGGATTGGAAATGAGTGGACAAAGATTCATTTGGGTGGTTAGAAGTCCTTCCGACAAAGCCGCAGACGCCACATATTTCAGCGTCCACAGTCAAAGTGACCCACTCGGTTTCTTACCGGAAGGATTCCTAGAAAGAACGAAAAACAGGGGAATGGTGGTGCCGTCGTGGGCGCCACAAGCTCAAATTCTGAGCCACGGCTCCACCGGTGGATTTTTAACGCATTGTGGATGGAATTCAACGTTAGAGAGTGTGGTAAATGGGATTCCTCTGATTGCTTGGCCGTTGTACGCAGAACAGAGAATGAACGCAGTGATGCTTACGGAAGAGATTAACGTGGCATTAAAGCCAAAAAGGAATGAGAAAACAGGGATAGTGGAGAAGGAGGAGATATCGAAAGTGGTGAAATCTTTGTTGGAAGGAGAAGAAGGGAAGAAACTGCGTCGGAAAATGAAGGAATTGAAAGAAGCATCGGAAAAAGCAGTTGGAGAAGATGGATCATCCACTAAGATAGTGACCAATTTGGTGAACAATTGGAAGGCTAAAATTTCCACTTAG